The Veillonellales bacterium nucleotide sequence TTGTTTGTTCCGATCATGGTATGGATAATTGTTTAACCACTTTGCAAGGGTTACCGAAAGCCAATACTCGGTCAGGTATATCTTTGGTTACAACAGAACCTGCTCCGATAATACACCAGCTCCCTATTTTCACACCCGGAATAACGATTGTACCCGCACCAATCCATGTCCCTTCGCCGACGCTAACATTTCCGCAAAGTGCAGCATGCGGGGATATATGCACAAAGTCATTCACTTGGCAATCGTGGTCCACTGATGCTCCGGTATTGATGATGCAGTGCCTTCCTATATTGCTGCAAGATTGAATAATACTACCCTGCATTACTACCGTGCCCTCTTTTATTGAACAGATATTCGACAAAATAGCTGAAGTATGGACTGCTGTTTCAAAACAAATACCCTGTAAGCGCTTAGCTATTTTTTTGCGTATTGTATTATCACCAATACTTATGATTAGTGGCGATAGATTTTTTGCATCATGATATACGGGATAACCTAACAGTTCATTAATCGAAAGATTATCATCGATCAAGCCTAGAATATTTTTTCCTTG carries:
- a CDS encoding acetyltransferase, with the protein product MYLYGASGQAKVIIDILKSQGKNILGLIDDNLSINELLGYPVYHDAKNLSPLIISIGDNTIRKKIAKRLQGICFETAVHTSAILSNICSIKEGTVVMQGSIIQSCSNIGRHCIINTGASVDHDCQVNDFVHISPHAALCGNVSVGEGTWIGAGTIVIPGVKIGSWCIIGAGSVVTKDIPDRVLAFGNPCKVVKQLSIP